TTCCTTCTAAATCTTTAAATGAAAATTGCGGAAAAGCCGTTCCTTCCATTTTATAATTTTTAAAAGCATCAAAACCGATTTGATTGATTGTTGCTTTTATACTTGTATCGGCTTTTGGCTGAATTTTGAATAGTTTGTAATAGTAAATTCCATCATCTGATTTTAATCGGATTGGGATGAAATTTCCATTTGCTAATTGATCTAAAAAGGCTTCTTTTGAAATTTCTTTTGAAGCAGAATCAAACGCAATAAAATCTCTCGAAAGCATTATATTCTTGCTTTGATACGCTGACCAATCGCCAAAAGTTTTTTGAATTTGAATTGGATTGACTTCGGGATTTCCGAATTTGTTTTGGCTGAAAGAAGTTGCAAAAATTAAAAAAGCGATTATTATGTTGAATGATTTCTTCATGAAGTTTATTCGATAATTCCGGAATCAAAAGTACAATTTTTAACCGCAAAGAACACAAAGGTTTTTCACAAAGAACGCAAAGTTCAAATTTTGTATTTGTCATCTCAACGAAGGAGAGATCGCACAAAAAAGTCCGCAAAGAAAATTTCCAATCTTTATCGATTCACTAGTGTGATCTCTCCTTACGTCGAGATGACAAGATTGTGTTTGCTTTATTACATAAAAAAAACCCGACAATAAAATTGTCGGGTTCATAATGCGCTAGTTGAGGCAAAAACCAAATAACAAATTACCTCAATTCACAGCATTTATTCGAAATAAAAATAGTTAAAACATAAATAACCAAACTCAATTTTAACCGTCCCAAATTTTTTATTTCTAAATTTTTAAGCATTTATTCTAGTTTAAAAAGTTCATTACTTTAAAAGATTTTTTGTTTCCGGATTTGTCTGTTACTACAACTAAAAACAATTGTTTAGATGAGAAACTGTGGCTCTGAAGCAATACTTCTTTATTGTTTTGAACATTTCTGTGACTTACTATATTTTGTCCTAATATGTTGAATACATCAACTTGTGCAATCTCTTCGTTTTCATTTGAAACTGATAATGCATTGTTTTTGAAATATGCTATCGTTGCAGTATTTTTTGAAGAAATATCATCAAGTGCTAATGTTTTTGCTGCTGACTGCGAAGCGAAATAAGCGGCATACGCTTTAGACAATTCAGATGAATTACCACAAGAAGAGGCATCCCAGTTTACAGACCAAGTCATTAATCCTCTTAAAGAAGGATATGGACCGCCTGGCTGCATAGTGTATGTTCTTCCTGAAAAAGTAGTTCCGGTTCTTAAATAATGCATGGCATTAATTCCTTCTTGAGGTGTTAAATAACCACTTCCTGCTGCACTCGGACAAGCTGGTAAGGCAATCAAAACTTTCGAAGCTGGTAAACCATCAAAATGCATTCCTGTTGAAGCAATGTTATATCCTTTGATTATCATATCTGTTAGAGCAGTTACCATGTTTGATTTCTTAGCTGATCCATAATATTGACCATCTAATCCGTTTTCTCCTCCTGTATTATATAATTGTACCGCTAACAAATCTAATTCGTTACGTAAGTTTTGAATAATTGGAAGGAAAGAACCAAAAGTATCCGTATAAGTAGTATATCCTCCTTGTACGTATTGCGTTTCAGGAGCTGCTGTTAATAAGAATCCAGGGCCATAGTAAGCTTTTAATTCTTTGAAAGCATCAACTACATTTTTTAGTCTTGGATAAGCCGAAATACCCGCATAAGAAATATCTCTTAAATTTCCTGCACTAAAATTCATCGATCCGCCTTCAAAATCAATATCAACTCCATCAAATTGATATTCATCAATAATGGCTTTTAGACCATTAACAAAAATATTTTTCTGAGTAACATTCTCTAAAACAACATGACCATTTTGACCTCCAATAGATACAATAACTGGAACACCGCTGTCTCTTAAAGATTTAATATCATTTTTCAACAATTGCTTATTGAAAACACCATTCGTCAAATATCTATTATCGTTTGTAGTTAATATTGGCGTATAACCGTCACGATTAACTGTTTCTACGAAAGCATAATCCACTACGTTAAATTTACTTCCCACCATTTGAGAGAAATATAAGAATGGAGCTCCCGCATTTTCCCAAGAATGTGCATATCCTAAAATAATTTTAGATGGAAGCGGAATGAATCTATTACCGCTTACTGTAGCAATTTTAATTGTATTGTTTAAGGTAGTTACTCCAGATTGATTATCGGTTGCTTTGATTACAACTGGATAATCCTGATAAGCAGATGGTGTAAAATTATAAGTATACGTATTGTTTGTACCCGCTGTCATGTTATATGTACCACCGTTTATGGTGATCGTAACACCTGAAACCGATCCGTTACTATCAACAGCTGTAACTGAAATTGGTACAACCTGGAAAGAACTTTGGTATATCGTAGTATTCGATGGTGAATTCCAAGTAATTGTTGGTAATGTATTCGGACAGTTTGCACCTGAACAAGTTAATGTAAAACTATATGTTTTTGATTCTGTTGTTCCGTTTGATGCAGTAGCTGTAACAGTTAAAGTATGAGAAACTCCAAACTGATTTGCTGCTGGTGTCCAAGTCGATGTATAAGTTCCTGAAGAATTCGTAGCACTTATGGTTTGTCCGTCTAAACTAAATACAACAGATGAGATTGTAGTAGCATCAGAAGCACTTAATCCAACAGTTGCAACAAAATTAATAGATGATCCTAAATTTATAGCAATCGACGAAGCTGTTGGCGCTGTAATGTTAACCACAGGTTTAGTCGTAACAACTGCTTGTCTATTAAAATTATAAATTGTTGGCGTTGTTGGAACTGCAAAATTGGCTAAGTTATTTGGATAATAAGTCTGTTCACCATTTTCCCATGTATTTAATTTCAAACTTAAAATTTGGTTATAACCTGCTACAACTGAATTATCAAAAGTATAATTTCCTGATGCATCTGTTATTGCTAAAACACTTTTCCAGTTGTGCGTGTTATCTGTCCAAGGTAAAACAATCTCAACTTTTGCACCAGCAACAGGAGTTGTTCCATTTTTAACTGTTCCGCTGATTAAATTTGCCTGAACTTGTGCTGTTTTTGCTGTAGCACTAGTATTAAAGTTGTAAACTGTTGGGTTTGCAGGAACCGCGAAGTTTGCTAAATTATTTGGATAATAATTTACTTCTCCGTTTTGCCATGTATTCAGTTTTAAACTTGTAATTTGTGAATATCCGTCTATAACTGAATTATCAAAACTGTATTTTCCTTGTGAATCTGTTGTTGCTAGAACACTTTTCCAGTTATGCGTGTTGTCTGTCCAAGGTAAAACAATTTCTACTTTTGCACCAGCAACCGGAGTTGTTCCGTTTTTAACAGTTCCGCTGATTTTACTTGAAGTTGATACAACATCCTGAGTAAAGTTTAATGTTTTATTCGCATTTAAATTAGAATAAACTGTTGATGCCGGAGTAAAAGTTTGTCCTGTTAAGGCAGCTGTTACTGTATAATTTCCGCCAGAAGCTAATGTAAGTGTATAAGCTCCGCTTGAATTAGTTGTTGCTGTAACATTTCCTGCTGTAGAAGCTGCTGTAACTGTTACGCCAGAAACTCCAGTACTTCCGTTAAGAACTGTTCCGCTTACTGTATAAGTTACAACTACTGGTCCTTGTGCGAAATTCAACGTTTTGTTTGAATCTATTGCATTGTAAACTGTAGAAGCCGGGGTGTATGAAAATCCAGTTTTTGCAGCAGTAACTGTATAATTTAATCCAGCTGTTAAACCTGCAACGCTGTAAACTCCGCTGGCATTTGAAACTGCTGTTAATGTTGAACTTCCTGAAACTGCAGAAACTGTTACACCAGAAACTCCTGTACTTCCGTTAAGAACTGTTCCGCTTACTGTGTAAGTTGGCTGTGATCCGTTGATGATAATTCCTGTTTGATTCACTACAACATTTGTTAAAGTTACCGGAGTAAAGGTATAAGTTGCTTTTAATGCTGAAACTGTATAGTTTTGTCCAGAAGTTAAGTTGTTGAAAGTGAAATTTCCTGTAGCTGAAACTACGGTTTGAATTACAACATTGCTTGCATTTCGTAATTCAACTGTAACATCAGTAACTAAAGCTGATCCATTTTTTGCAGAACCAGAAATACTTACTGTTCCAGGAACAACACTTCCGAATGATGTATCTACCTGAGTTAATAATGAGTTTGGAATTGAACCTCTTGTGTCCTGAGATAATTCCCAAATCATACCTCCGGCTAAGTTTCTTGATTTAATATACTGAACTTTTAAATCCATTGACTGCTTATCTTCATAAGAGATAAACTCTTTTGTAGTAGCATTATATAAATAAGGTACTTTTGTAGTATTGTCAAAATATCTTACCCAACCTGCAGAAGCTGCACTTGCAGTAACTTGCATTGTATTTGGGTCTAAGTAAGGATGTGAATTGGTAACCGGATTTCCGACTAAATCGCAAATTTCGATACTTCCTGAACGTTCGCACGCTCCTGAACCATCCCAAGTTCCGATAGGGTTTTGCGGATTTGTACATCCTCCCACAATATCTCTTGGTGCAGAAACGAATAATCCGTTTGTTGAGTTAGTAGCAACGTGATCGAATTTTTTTCCGTAAAATGGTAATCCCATGATTAATTTATTTGCCGGGAAACCAATTACGTTTAAATATTGATTTGTTAATTCATCTAATGATTCTGATTGTGTCGCACCGTATAATGGATCGTTTGGATTTCCACTTGCGTATAAAGGCGCATTGTAGCATGTTTTATCATACCAGTTTCCACCAAAATCATATCCGAAATACGTAATGTAATCACAATAAGTCGAAATATCTTCAGTCATTCCGTATTGTGCTCTGTTATTAGGTCCTAAATACTGCTGTGCTACTTTGCGAACATTGTTTCCTGCTGCAATCGTAACAAGTTTATTTGGCATTGCCTGACGCATAGCTTTTAATAAAAGCACTAAATTTTTATTATCATCAGGGCTGTATTTTTGTGGAGGAACAGGCGATCCGTTCACAATTTCTGTACCGTCAGTTCCGCCTGAAAGAGGATATTCCCAATCGATATCAAAACCATCAATAAACGGATAAGTTGTAATGAAATTTGCCATATCTGCTGCTAAAGCTGCCCTAGCCACCGGACTTGCTGCAATTGGAGAAAGATCCTGACCTTTTGTCCATCCTCCTACAGATATTAAAATTTTTAAATGCGGATACTTTTGTTTAAGTTTCATTAAGTCATAAAAGTTTCCTTTTACCGGAGCATCCCAAGGAATTCCACCTTCCATATGCTCAAAATCGGCATAGGTATCCAAACATTTCAATTTTGTATTTTCCGGATGTGCCGGATCATACGTTGTGCCATAAAAAGAATAATTTAAATGCGTCAATTTACTTCCATCAATTTTCGGAACATTGAAATCCCGGGCATAAATAGACCATTGTGCATAATACCCCACTACTTTCTTTCCGTGGGCAGGTTGGGCCAACGCAAGCAGGGGAAACAGTAACAAAAAGAGCAATCTGTAATAATGTTTCATAATTAATAAATATTGGTTAATAGAAAATAAATAATTGGGCCGAAGCAGTTTTTACTGCTGGGTTTCGCTCAACACAGGTTGGAAGGCTGCGTCGATTGGAAATAACTCAAATTAAATTCTATAGATAAATATTACTATTACTGATTTTCATAATCATTAGCCAATAGTAGTGATTGATATTTATTTATAATTTTTAAAAAAATTAATCTAAATACAAATGATAAATTTGGGACTACTCATCAATCTATACTCTTTTTTTGTCATGTTTTAAGGTATTCTCTCTATTTGGTTTTTAAATGTTAATACTCCGTTAGTGGTTATTTTTTGTTTTTTATTCTGCAAGACTCGAAAGGAATTAGAAAAAGTTCATTTTAATTACCTCTGCCAGAAAGCTCTGGCAGAGACAATCAACACTTTTAAAACATAGTGGTAACTTAAACTTACTAAATACTAATTCAAACCAAACCTTTAAATTAATTTCTTTAAACTCTCATAAACTGACAATTCTACGTCAGCATGATCTTTTGTATTGCATTGTTCTATTAAACTTTTTAAATCTGCTGGTTTCAAAGTCGATTTATTATCTAAAACAAGCAGTAATTCCTGCGATGCGTCACTTAGTTTTTTTGACAAAGGCAAGATTGGCTGTACTAAAGGCGCATTGGCACTTAAATCAATTAAACTTTTATTTACGGCAATCCATTTATTGAAAAATGATGTAACTTTTGCTTTATTATCTTCTGTTTTATTTGCCAGATATTGTGCTACTGCATCATTAAAAGCTAAAGATTCTTTAGCATCAGGAGTACATGCATCTGCAAAAAGTGTAAACGGAGAATACATTTGATATTCTGTTCCGCCTTTATTTCTTGTATATCCTTTTAATGGTTCACAAACATTTGAGAATTCCTCAAGAACATCTGTTTTTTGGTTATTTGAAATATTTCTCAGAATAACATCTTTATTTCTAATGTGTGTTAAACCTAATTCTTCTAATCTAAAAGAAACATTTTCCAGACGTTTGCGCATACTTGCCAAATCTGTAACGGTTTCTGCTGACCAAAGTCTTTCTGCAATTGCAGCGGTTCTTGGCCAAATTCTTGAATCTACTGTTGTAGACGTTGTAAGTTCTGTCCACATTGTTGCTTCACCACCTAGAATTCTTGCTTTTTCTTCTGCAGATAAATCAGCTCCTTTTGGCATTGGATCATTTAAATAATGACTTGCAACCGGATACATTAAATCGATATAATATCCATTTGAAAGCACTGTTTTATATCCTTTTTTTACTGCATCAACTAACGATTGTCCAGCAGCAACACCTTCATTTGGACCTCTCCAAGAATGTACTATGGCTTCTTTAGAAAGATCTTTGGTTAAAATCTCCTCCCAGCCCATCAACTGTTTTCCATGTTTTTTAAGCATTGGAGCCAGCTGCATCGTAAAATACGTTTGTAATTCGTGATTCGTTTTTAAATTATGTTTCTTTTTGAACTCCTGAATTTTTGGGTTTGCATCCCAGTCTTTCCCTTCGTTCTCATCTCCCCCAATATGAAAATAATCTCCGGGAAATAATGGGCATATTTCATCAAAAAGTTCACTTAAAATTTTATACGTTTTAGGATTTGAAGGATCTAATGTTGGGGTAAAAATCCCGGCATTTCTTTCAATTCCATAGGTACTAATTGCTGTACCTTGAATGTTTTTTTCAGAAGTCCCACCAGTCAGTGTAATCACTTTGCTTCCAATTTCCGGATAAGCCGTAAGTATTGCAGATCCATGACCCGGAACATCTATTTCAGGAACAATTAAAATACCGCGCTCATCGGCATATTTTACGATATTTCTAATTTCCTCTTGTGTGTAATACAATCCATCCGAAGCTAATTCAATTAATTTTGGATGTTTTTTAGTTTCAATTCTCCAACCCTGATCATCAACTAAATGCCAGTGAAAAACATTCATTTTCATAGCAGCCAATCCGTCGATATTTCTTTTAACAACATCAACCGGCTGAAAATGTCTTGACGCATCCAGCATTAAACCTCTCCATGTAAATCTTGGAAAATCTGAGATTTGCGAAACCGGAAAATAGAATGATTTACTGTCATTCTGTACTAATTGTAATAAAGTTTCTAATGCATGTAAAGCTCCTAAATCGCTTGTTGCATGAATTGTAATTTTGTTTGCCTTAACATCTAAACTGTAACTTTCATCTTCATACAAACCTATTTTTCCGCTTTTATCACAATTAATCTGTAATTCAGCATTTGGATATTCGTTTAGTTTTGTAATAAAACCTTGTTCGAAAAAAATACCTGTTCTACCATCTAGTCGGCGTAAAAAACGTGTTACTCCTCCAAAAATTCTCGGATTTGGATTTCCGGAAATGTTTACTTTAAAGTTTTTGGTTAAAGTAAAATTTCCATCATTAACAAC
The sequence above is a segment of the Flavobacterium sp. genome. Coding sequences within it:
- a CDS encoding TlpA disulfide reductase family protein, with the protein product MKKSFNIIIAFLIFATSFSQNKFGNPEVNPIQIQKTFGDWSAYQSKNIMLSRDFIAFDSASKEISKEAFLDQLANGNFIPIRLKSDDGIYYYKLFKIQPKADTSIKATINQIGFDAFKNYKMEGTAFPQFSFKDLEGNLVTNESMKGKIIVIKCWYIHCTPCIREFPQVNKLVEEYKDRKDIVFMSLAEDSAEQLKTFLARKPLSYSVIPDMKEYMNEALQLNSFPTHFILNKEGMIAKVLPNFESLEVALAKESKL
- the chiA gene encoding T9SS-translocated chitinase ChiA, whose product is MKHYYRLLFLLLFPLLALAQPAHGKKVVGYYAQWSIYARDFNVPKIDGSKLTHLNYSFYGTTYDPAHPENTKLKCLDTYADFEHMEGGIPWDAPVKGNFYDLMKLKQKYPHLKILISVGGWTKGQDLSPIAASPVARAALAADMANFITTYPFIDGFDIDWEYPLSGGTDGTEIVNGSPVPPQKYSPDDNKNLVLLLKAMRQAMPNKLVTIAAGNNVRKVAQQYLGPNNRAQYGMTEDISTYCDYITYFGYDFGGNWYDKTCYNAPLYASGNPNDPLYGATQSESLDELTNQYLNVIGFPANKLIMGLPFYGKKFDHVATNSTNGLFVSAPRDIVGGCTNPQNPIGTWDGSGACERSGSIEICDLVGNPVTNSHPYLDPNTMQVTASAASAGWVRYFDNTTKVPYLYNATTKEFISYEDKQSMDLKVQYIKSRNLAGGMIWELSQDTRGSIPNSLLTQVDTSFGSVVPGTVSISGSAKNGSALVTDVTVELRNASNVVIQTVVSATGNFTFNNLTSGQNYTVSALKATYTFTPVTLTNVVVNQTGIIINGSQPTYTVSGTVLNGSTGVSGVTVSAVSGSSTLTAVSNASGVYSVAGLTAGLNYTVTAAKTGFSYTPASTVYNAIDSNKTLNFAQGPVVVTYTVSGTVLNGSTGVSGVTVTAASTAGNVTATTNSSGAYTLTLASGGNYTVTAALTGQTFTPASTVYSNLNANKTLNFTQDVVSTSSKISGTVKNGTTPVAGAKVEIVLPWTDNTHNWKSVLATTDSQGKYSFDNSVIDGYSQITSLKLNTWQNGEVNYYPNNLANFAVPANPTVYNFNTSATAKTAQVQANLISGTVKNGTTPVAGAKVEIVLPWTDNTHNWKSVLAITDASGNYTFDNSVVAGYNQILSLKLNTWENGEQTYYPNNLANFAVPTTPTIYNFNRQAVVTTKPVVNITAPTASSIAINLGSSINFVATVGLSASDATTISSVVFSLDGQTISATNSSGTYTSTWTPAANQFGVSHTLTVTATASNGTTESKTYSFTLTCSGANCPNTLPTITWNSPSNTTIYQSSFQVVPISVTAVDSNGSVSGVTITINGGTYNMTAGTNNTYTYNFTPSAYQDYPVVIKATDNQSGVTTLNNTIKIATVSGNRFIPLPSKIILGYAHSWENAGAPFLYFSQMVGSKFNVVDYAFVETVNRDGYTPILTTNDNRYLTNGVFNKQLLKNDIKSLRDSGVPVIVSIGGQNGHVVLENVTQKNIFVNGLKAIIDEYQFDGVDIDFEGGSMNFSAGNLRDISYAGISAYPRLKNVVDAFKELKAYYGPGFLLTAAPETQYVQGGYTTYTDTFGSFLPIIQNLRNELDLLAVQLYNTGGENGLDGQYYGSAKKSNMVTALTDMIIKGYNIASTGMHFDGLPASKVLIALPACPSAAGSGYLTPQEGINAMHYLRTGTTFSGRTYTMQPGGPYPSLRGLMTWSVNWDASSCGNSSELSKAYAAYFASQSAAKTLALDDISSKNTATIAYFKNNALSVSNENEEIAQVDVFNILGQNIVSHRNVQNNKEVLLQSHSFSSKQLFLVVVTDKSGNKKSFKVMNFLN
- a CDS encoding family 20 glycosylhydrolase yields the protein MKYLFVLLLAGVTAGAQVKKEQLNLMPWPQNVVVNDGNFTLTKNFKVNISGNPNPRIFGGVTRFLRRLDGRTGIFFEQGFITKLNEYPNAELQINCDKSGKIGLYEDESYSLDVKANKITIHATSDLGALHALETLLQLVQNDSKSFYFPVSQISDFPRFTWRGLMLDASRHFQPVDVVKRNIDGLAAMKMNVFHWHLVDDQGWRIETKKHPKLIELASDGLYYTQEEIRNIVKYADERGILIVPEIDVPGHGSAILTAYPEIGSKVITLTGGTSEKNIQGTAISTYGIERNAGIFTPTLDPSNPKTYKILSELFDEICPLFPGDYFHIGGDENEGKDWDANPKIQEFKKKHNLKTNHELQTYFTMQLAPMLKKHGKQLMGWEEILTKDLSKEAIVHSWRGPNEGVAAGQSLVDAVKKGYKTVLSNGYYIDLMYPVASHYLNDPMPKGADLSAEEKARILGGEATMWTELTTSTTVDSRIWPRTAAIAERLWSAETVTDLASMRKRLENVSFRLEELGLTHIRNKDVILRNISNNQKTDVLEEFSNVCEPLKGYTRNKGGTEYQMYSPFTLFADACTPDAKESLAFNDAVAQYLANKTEDNKAKVTSFFNKWIAVNKSLIDLSANAPLVQPILPLSKKLSDASQELLLVLDNKSTLKPADLKSLIEQCNTKDHADVELSVYESLKKLI